The segment TCGACGACGACGGCGAGCATATAGGTCGGCGTGCCGTCGGAGCGCAGCAGCACGAAGTCGTCGAGATTTTCATTTGCCCAGGCGACCCGGCCTTGCACGAGATCTTCGAGCACGGTTTCGCCCGTCTGCGGCGCCTTGAGCCGGATCACTGGCTTGACGCCGGGCGGTGCGTCTGAGGCCGGCCGGTCGCGCCAGCGTCCGTCGTAACGCGGCGGCTTGCCCTCGGCGCGCGCCTTGGCGCGCATATCGTCGAGTTCCTGCGGCGTCGCATAGCAATAATAGGCGCGGCCCGCTGCCAGCAATTGTTCGGCAACCTCGCGATGGCGTGCGGCGCGCTGGAATTGATGCACGGCCTCGCCGTCCCAATCGAGGCCGAGCCATTTCAATCCGTCGAGGATGGCGGTGATCGCGGCATCGGTGGAGCGCTCGCGATCCGTATCCTCGATGCGCAGCAGCATCTTGCCGCCGAGGCGGCGCGCGTAGAGCCAGTTGAACAGCGCGGTCCGCGCCCCGCCGATATGCAGGAATCCCGTCGGCGATGGCGCAAATCGTGTGACCACTTGAGGCATGAGCGGCGCCTGATCCTTTTCTTACCTTCTGCCGGCATCCGGGCGGGCCAACCGTCGCGGCCCGGTTTGCGACCGCGCGCGGTTTAACACGGAAAAGGTGAAAGGAAAGCCCGGCCCCTTCCTCAGTCCCTTGCCCGGAGCCAAAACCCGGTCGATCATGCATGCGAAGGAACGGGGCGGCGATGAGCGACAGGGCGGGGACGGCGGTTGCGAAAGGCATGGCGCCCGCGCGCTTCGGCCTGCGCCTCGCCGGGTTCGCCGCGGCGGCGCGGCGCAGCTTTCAAAACGCGATCGAAATCGAGATTGCCGAGAGACGATTTTTTCTCTGGCTGCCGGTCGCTGCGGGCGCCGGTGTCGTCGTCTATCTCGTCGCCGACCGCGAGCCTTCGCTCTGGTATGCGGGCTTTGCCGCCGCCGTCTTCGGCATATTTGCGATAGCGCTGCGCCGGCATCGTATCGCGCAAAGCGTTCTGCTCGTTCTCTGCTGCTTCTGTCTCGGAATTCTGTCCGCGAGCTGGCGGAGCGCGCGCGTTGCCGCGCCAGTACTCGATCATATCCGCGTTGCGAGCCTCGAAGGCATGATCGAGGAAATGGATTTCCGCCAAACCGGCGCGCGTTTTCTGCTGCGCGTCGACAAGGCCGAGGGCTTCACGCCGCAGGAGACGCCGTATCGCGTGCGGCTCACTCTACGCCGCACGCCGCCTTTCGAGGCCGGCACTTATGTGCGGCTGAAGGCGCGGCTGTTGCCGCCGGCGCAGGAGAGCCTGCCGGGCGGTTACGACTTCGGGCGTGACGCCTGGTTTGCGCGCATCGGCGCGGTCGGCAATGTTCTCGGCCGGATCGAGATGATCGCGCCGCCGCGTCCGCCCGGCCTTCTCGACGCGGCGCTGATGGCGCTCGATCGCGGCCGCAATGCGCTGGCGCTGCGGATCGACACGATCGTCGGTGGTGAGGCCGGTGCGGTCGCCGCGGCGATGGTGACCGGCAAGCGCGATCTTCTGACCGATGATACCAGGGAGGTGATCCGCAAGGCGGGAATCTTCCACATCATCACGATCTCCGGCGTGCAGATGACCTTGATGGCGGGGATTTTCTTCGTCGGGCTGCGACGCCTGCTGGCGCTCTCGCCGGCGCTGGCGCTGCGCTATCCGATCAAGACATGGGCCGCCGCGGCGGCGATCTGCGGCGCGGTGCTCTACGATATCGCGACCGGCTCGCGCGTCGGCACCGAGCGGGCTTTGTTCATGACGCTCATCATGCTCGGCGCCGTCATCGCCGGGCGGCAATCGCTCAGTATGCGCAACCTCGCGCTCGCCGCCGCGCTCGTCATGCTTATCGCGCCGGAGGCGATCCTCGGCGCGAGCTTCCAGCTCTCCTTCGCGGCCGTGGCGGCGCTCGTCGCGGTCTACGAAGCGCGCTTCGATCGTACCGCGCGGCTTGCCGACGAGCGCGCCGGCCTCGCGCCCGCGCCGCGTGAACGGAGGACCGGACTCGGGCGGCTCTTCGCCCGCGGGCCGGCGGCGCTGCTGTTCGCCACGCTCTGCGCTTCGACGGCGACGGCCTCGTTCATGGCCTACGATTTCCATGAATTGAATCCTTACGTCCTCATCGGCAATCCGCTGACCCTGACGCTGATCGAGCTTTGCGCCGTGCCGGGCGCGCTCATCGGCACCTTGCTCTATCCGCTCGGCTGCGATGCCTTCGTCTGGCACATTCTCGGGCTGGGGATAAGTTTCGTTCTCTGGGTCGCGCGCGGCATCGGCACGCTGCCCGGCGCGGCGCTGCCCCTTAACGCTTTCGCGCCCTGGGCGATCGTCTTTCTTACGTTCGCCGTTCTCTCGGCTGTTATCTGGCGCTCGATGCTGCTGCGGTTGACGGCGGTGCCGCTGGCGCTGATCGGGTTCTACGGCGCCACGCACGGCGGAACGTTCGACATGGCCATCGCGGCAACAGGCGATGCCGTCGCGGTGCGCGGCGGCGATGGCGCGCTGACGATTATCGGCAAGCGGCCCAGCCTCTTCACCGTCGCGCAATGGCTGAGCGCCGATGGCGATGCACGCGACCCGCAGGCGGCGGTCGATGCCAGCGCCTGCGACCGGATCGGCTGCGTCGGCATATTGCCGGATGGGCGCAGCGTCGCGCTGGTGTTGAACGAAGCGGCCTTCGCCGAGGATTGTCTACGCGCCGACATTATCGTCACGCCGCTTTATGCGCCGCCGGGCTGCGCCGCGAGCCTCGTCGTTGACCGCGACCGGCTGCGCGATACGGGCGCGATGCTCTTACACGCGCAAGGCAAGGGCTGGGCGATCGAGACGGCGCGCGCCGTTGGCAAGGACAGGCCGTGGTCGCCGGCGCCGCCGCATCGCTGGGGCAAGCCCGCGCCCATCGCTGCGCCGAAGGCGGATGACGATCCCGGCGCGCCGCTGGAATAGGCGTGTCATTGCGAGGAGCGTCAGCGATCAACCCGGCGCGTCATTGCGAGGAGCGCCTGCGATGAAGCAATCCAGGAGTGGAAGGCTGGATTGCTTCGCTTCGCTCGCAATGACGATCAGCCCCTCAATATTTGCGGATCAAACTCACCAGCTTGCCCTGGATGCGCACGCGGTCGGGACCGAAGATGCGCGTCTCGTAGGCGGGATTGGCAGCTTCGAGCGCGACGGAAGCGCCGCGCTTGCGCAACCGCTTCAACGTCGCTTCCTCGTCGTCGATGAGGGCGACGACGATATCGCCGGTCTCGGCGGTCTCCTGCCGGCGGATGACCACCGTATCGGCATCGAAAATGCCGGCCTCGATCATCGAATCGCCGCGCACTTCAAGCGCATAATGCTCGCCTGTCGAGAGCATGTCGGGCGGCAGGCTGATCGTATGGCTGCGGGTCTGCAGCGCAGTGATCGGGGTGCCGGCGGCGATGCGGCCCATCACCGGAATGGCGACCATGCTGATGCGTTCGTCCTCCTCGTCCGCCGGGAGCACGGGGCGCACCTTGCCGAGGTTGCCCTCGATCACCTCGGGCGAGAATTTGCGGCCGCGCCCATGCGTCGCCGGCGTCGTCGATTCCGGCAGGCGGAGCACCTCCAGCGCACGGGCGCGGTTGGGCAGGCGGCGGATGAAGCCGCGCTCCTCCAGCGCGAGGATCAGCCGGTGGATGCCCGACTTGGAGCGCAGATCGAGCGCTTCCTTCATCTCGTCGAAGGAAGGCGGCACGCCGGTCTCCTTCAGGCGTTCATTGATGAAGCGCAGCAGTTCGCTTTGTTTGCGGGTTAACATCAGGCGCTCTTTCGCTCTCGGGGCGGCTCCGGGCCGAATCACATGCCGGATCAGGTAAATAGAAGCCGCTAAACAAAGAGTGAACAGACCCTAACCGTTCTTGCTGTGTTCCGTCAAGGGGGTGTGCCGAGTTATCCCCTTTGGACACGTAGGCTGATCCGTGCTAAGAAATGAGGCATGGGACGGGAAGCCTTATGCACATTGGCGGTCAGCGCCGTGGTGGGTCTTGTGACCCTCGCGCTTGAGCCGTGGACACCGCAATGGTGGCTCGGAATAATCATTTTTTCTGGACTTGCGCTTTATACGGCCGTTGACGGCGGTTTTTGGCAACGAACTCGCCAGCAACATCCGAAACTTTCCTTTTTTGGGGTGATCGCAATTATTGGCGCCTGTGCGGCTGCCTTATATGTCGCGGGTTATAAGCGCGAAGCGGCGGCGGCACGCATAAGCGTTAGCGGCCTCTGTCAAACAGAACCGCCAGAGCCATGGAGCTTGGTCCCGGATGCGCCAGTTTGGTTGAAGGTCGCTGCGCAGGAATACGGGACGGCCGAGTGCAGTTATCCGGGGTCCAATCCGCGAGTTCAAAAATATTTTAGCGCTATGGACGATGGCCATCTCTATCGGGAAGATACAACGGATTGGTCGTCGCCGTTTGTGTATTGGGCTTTGAAACAAGCGGGAATAGAAGGCGTCAAGGGCATCTATCCCCTAGCGTGGCTCAACTGGGGGAGGACGGTATCCGCCCCGCAGATCGGTGATCTGGTCATTTTGAAAGTAGACCGACGCATTCCGCATGTCGGATTTTGGTTAGAGGACGATGGGGACCGTGTCCGAGTTCTGGGTGGCGACGAAAACGACGCCGTGCGCGCGTATCATTATCAAAAATCGGATGTGCTTGGTTATAGGCGTCCTGCCGCTAAATTAGGGACTGATTTTTGATGCCAGCCGACGTTACGCTGACGACCCGCCGTCCCGAGCCTCCATCGGCTGATTTCGCTTTTGAAATTGATTTCAAGAGAGGTGAAGGTTCGGCCTCTCGCGTTTTCCTTGCGATAAATGACTTTATAAAAGGATGCGAACGTCTCGATGCCGAACTTGTCGGCACAATCGATTCGAACATCGAAACGGTAATGGTTCTAGAGGACATAGAGGCTGGTTCAATTAAGGTCTGGCTTCGCAACCTATTAAGCGCAGTTGATGACGACGCACTAAAACAAGTCGATTGGAAACCGGCCGTAGGAAGATATCTGGTCAAGGCAAAATATGCGGTCATCAAATGGGTGGATGACGATACGGACCCCAAAAGCCTTCCGGCTCTTGCAAGAGAGATACAATCGATTGCTGCGGAAACTGATGTGAAACATTTGCCCGATTATCGAGCGCCATCTGTCACTGCATTGTTGGGCGCAGTCAAAGACTTTGAGGAAGTTAAGAGTCGGTTGCTTCCGGATGACCGCGCAACCTTCATCGGGGCTGACGGTCAGTCAACAGACTTCAATTTATCCATTCGTTGGGATTTAGATCGGATAGAAGAATTGGCTATAAAGGAAGTGGTTCGCTTCCCAGTAGCTCCTATGATTTTGGCTGTTAAAAAACCAGACTATTTGGGGAACAGCAAATGGGAGTTGAGACACGGTAAGCGTTCCATTTCCGCGAAAATCGAAGATGCAGAATGGCTGAGGAGATTTCAAAATAGGAATGTGGACGTACGCCCCGGCGATGCACTCCGTTGTGAAGTGCAGATTGAGCATCTTTACGGGCACGATAATGAGCTACTCGCGGAAAACTACACGATTGTTCATGTCATCGACGTTCTCGTGAACGCCTATCGGCAGGAAAATCTCTTTGAAGATCACGGCAATGGCTCCTAAGCGTCAGTTACCAGAAAATCCGCACCCCGATACCGAAGATCGGTTCAATCGGCTTTTGCAGGAGATGGCAAAGCCGGTAACGCAGGACGCGCAAACACAATCAGAAGAAGATCAAACATCAGATGCGGAGCGTGACGAAGGTTGCGATTCTTAGAGACGTGAATATACGTCCCGTTGATGCCGCGATTTAGCATCGCCCAAAAGCTTTTAATCATGTTTATGTGCGCGTCGCCGCGATATGCGGCCGGATGTGCTGACACATGCGCCATGCGGTTTTGTACGTGACGCCAATCTGACGCTGAACTTCCTTTGCCGTAACCCCATCGCGTGAAGCCGCGAAAAGCAACATCACGAAAAACCAATCGGTGAGTGGGGTGCGGGTCTGCTCAAAAGGCGTCTCGGCAGTTGGATAGATTTGATGGGCGCAATGCTCGCACGAATAGCAGCGGCGGCTCTCAACGCGATAATAATTGGCGGCGCGATGGCAGCCCTGGCAGATGAACCGCTTGCCATATCGAGCGCGCATCAAATGCTCCAGGCACACGTCATCATTCGGGAACCGCTTCTGGAATTCTTTGAGGGTAGGTGGCTTCTTCGTGCTCACGAAGAAAATCTAACAGATACCGATTACTTGTCTATAAGGGATAATTTGAGTGTTCCAAGCGTCTCGCCAATAGTCGCGCTTGGCTGCGGGTCGGATTTCGCGGATACAGGGATGCGCCCGAGGGGGCTTCAGGGGGAACCATCATGCATTTGTCTTACAGGCTTCGCGCGGGCCTCGTCGGTCTGCTTGCCCTTTTCGCCGCGAGCTTGCCGTCCAGCGTTTTTGCCGACAGCGGGAGTGTGCGTCTTTCCATCGTGAAGGGCGGCTGGTTCATCGGCGCGAATGCGGGCGGCGGCACATTGTATTTTCACGGGCGCCGTTATGCGCTGTCGGTCGGCGGCGTCGATGCCGGGCTCGTCTTCGGCCTGTCGCATACGACCTTGCACGGGCGGGTGCTCCATATCTCCCGGCCGTCCGACATTGCGGGTGTCTATGGCGCGGCCGGCGCGGGCGCGGCGGTTGGCGTCGGCGCGCGTGTCATTCAGCTCGCCAATGACAAGGGCGCCATTTTGCAGTTGGAAGGTTTTCAGGTCGGCCTGATGGCGAACCTCGACCTGAGCGGCCTCGTTATCGGGCTGAGATAGCCGCCGGGGCGCCTTAGCCCTCCACCGGCAAAGGCGCGAAGCTGATCGCGCCGCGCTTGAAGAGCATGTCCCACAGCCTGTCTTCGCCGATGACACGGCCGATTTCGCGGAAGGCGAAGAACGGGACGAGCGCGACGAACATGAGGGCAACGACGCATACAAAGCCCTTCACCGTGCCGCCGCCGATCGGCGGGAAGCTCGCGAGCGCACCTTTGCCGTGCCACAGGCCGAGCAGCTCGCTCTCGGCAATATGCGCCGCGACGAAGAGAATGGCGAAGGCAAAGGCCTTGTAGAGGATCGGATAAATCAGCGGCTTGTTCCTGAATCCGTCGGCGAAATTGAGATCTTCCGCGACCAGGAGCACTTTCGCGAGGACGAGGGCGTTGATCAGCGCGAAGCCATGCGAGGCGAAATTGATGTGCTCTTTTGAGAGCACGATGGTTTCGCTGAGCACGTAAAGCCCGAAGATCACCCAGAGATAAAGCACGATGACGAGGAGGCGCTTTGTCTCCTGCTTTGCCCAGCCGATCAGGTCGTGGTGGGCCGGCGTGGCTTGCTCGATCACGAGTTCCTCCCTGCGTCGAAGCAATCACCGCGCGCCGCGCGTCAACATTCCTCCGGCACTTTGCCGAAACGCTGGCAAAGCGATTTCATCAGTTCGATCGCTTCCGGCCCGCAAAAGGAATTAGAGCGGGCGTTGACGCAGCCTTTCGCGGTCTTGAGGACGTCCTGGATTTCGCTGCGTTCGAGCACGCCTTTCGCCGCGAGCTTGTCGAGTAGGGCGAAAAGGACGGCGCTGCCGACGATGGCGAGGCTTTTTTCCGAGGTTAGGGGGCTGGAAGGCGTTGGCATGGCTCACGCTCCTGTGAACGAGCCGATGCTAGCGCGCCGCCAAACATTGTAAATGCTGAAAACGTCTTATGCCCAAGGCTGCGGGGTCCGCCGGAGGCGGCTAGCGCAGATGCAGCAATTTGGCGCCCACCGAGACGAGGGCTACGACCAGAGAGGCGGCAATTGCCAGACCGCAGAGAGCCGCCACCGCCGCACCCGCAAAGAAGACGACGCGGCGCAGATATCCCTCAGCCGTCGGGGGAAACTCGACCTTGTCGTCGCGGGAGGGGGTCAAATCGAAGTGGGGCATGCCGCTCTGGTTCCGGGCCTTATGAGGCAGCCATCATAGGCCCTTGTGCGGACATCACAAGGGCGGGGCAATAGAGCAGGGCAAGTCCCCGCATGCCGCGGGCCGAATCGCACCGCCGGCATCGGCGGGGGTGCCGCGCGATGCGGCCGTCGATTGGCAGCGGAAGCACCGGCGCCTTGCGGCCGCAAAACCGTAAAATTTCGATATGCCGTTCGACGGTGGAGTTTCTTCGCACAAACGCGCCGAAAAAAGCAAAATCCGTTCATTGAAGTCGAGTGGTGGACATTGGACACTTATGCCCAGGCTTGGAAAGCCTTTATCGGATTATCCAGCGGGGACAGTCGCAATGAGCGTAGCGAATCTTCATCAGCAAGATATTTCGGCGATCAAGGTCAAACCCATAGGCGGGCGCATCGGCGCCGAGATCGAGGGCGTGAAATTGTCCGGCGAGTTGTCGGCCACCGTCGTCGCCGGCATCAATGCCGCGCTGCTCAAACACAAGGTGATCGTATTCCGCGCGCAAGCACATCTTGACGACGCCAAGCAGGAAGCGTTCGGGCGGCTCTTGGGCGATCTCGTTCCGCATCCGACGGTCCCGTCCGTCGCGGGCACCGAGGCGGTTCTCGAGCTCGACGGCGCACACGGGATCCGGGCGAGCTCGTGGCATACGGATGTCACGTTCCGCGATGCCTATCCGAAGATCTCGATCCTGCGCAGCGTGGTCGCGCCCGAGCGCGGCGGCGACACGGTCTGGGCGAATACCGCCGCAGCCTACGCCGAGCTTCCGGATGCGCTCCGCGATTTCGCCGACAAGGTCTGGGCTCTCCACACCAACCGGTACGATTACGCCGCGGCGGCGGGCAGCGCAGCCCTGAAAAAGATAAATCCAGAAATCCTGAAGCAATATCGCGACATCTTCACCTCAACGGTCTTCGAAACCGAGCATCCGCTCGTGCATATCCACCCGGAAACCGGCGAGCGTTCGCTCGTCATCGGGCATTTCGTCAAGGAGCTGATCGGCTTCTCGCCATCGGATTCCCGGCTGCTTCTGCACATCTTCCACGAGCACGCCACGCGGCCGGAAAACACGTTCCGCTGGCGTTGGTCGCAAGGCGACGTGGTGATCTGGGACAATCGCGCCACGCTGCATCGCGCCGTCGACGATTATGACGACCTGCCGCGTATCGTGCATCGCACGACGCTCGCGGGCATTCCCAACATTTCGGTCGATGGCCGCACCAGCGTGACCCGCGTCATTACGAAGGAACAGATCGCGGCCTGAGGGCTGTAGAGAAATTTTTAATACCAATTCATTTGAAACCCGTGTTCTGGGGGAGATCGCATCTCCCCCATTTTTCTTTTCGTCTCACGGTTCGCTTGAGGATGGCTGCAGGTTTTGCAGCGTGTCCTGGATTTGCGCGTCGTTCGGGTTGGCTTGCAGCGCGGCTTTCAGGACTTCGCCGGCGGCCGCCGCATTTCCTTCGGCCTTGAGGACCAGCGCAAGAACAATGGTAAGCCGCGCATCATTTGGGTGGCGCCGCAGGCCCGCGCGCAGGGTCGTCTCCGCCGCGCCCTTGTCGCCACGGCGCACCTGGGCCAGTGCGAAGGCGTAGACGGCATCGGGCTCGTCGGGCGCGAGCCTGTAGGCTTCCTGCAACAGCGCGAAGCTCTCGTCCTCCCGGCCGGCGGCGTGGTCGAGGTCGGCGAGATTGAGGGTGGCCGGAAGGTAATGCGCGTCGAGCTTTAACGCCGCGCGATATTCTTCGGCCGCTTCTTCAGTGCGGCCCTGTTCGGATTTCAGTGCGCCGATATTCAAATGGCTTTCCGGCCGCTCGGCCGCGTCGCGCTGCGTCGCGATCCATTCGTCGACGCGGGCGGTCAAATGCGCCGCGTCCTCACCGCCGAGCTGCGGGGCGAGAAAGCCGAGCAGCCGCGCCGTGCCGACACGGACGGCCTTCAGCGGATCGTCGAGCAGCGGCCACGCGAGCCGCTGCTTCGTCGCGGCGTCGTAAGGCTGAAGCGCCCGAAGCGCGGCGAGCCGAACGAGGCCGTCCGGGTCGTGCAAACTCGTCTCGATCAGTTTCAGCGTCGTGGCGTCGTCGTTGATGTGCGTCAGGGCGTTGGCGCGGACGATGGGCGCGAAGGCGGGGTCGGCGGCAAGTGATTCCAGAGAGTGTTCCGCGCCGGGCGCGCCGGCACGTGCGGCGGCGAAGACGTCGCCGTAATGTGGCATCGGGCTGGCGCCGGTCCATTCGCGAATCTTCTGTGCCAGAAAGGCCGCGCTTTTATCCGCATGGCAGGCAGCACAGGCATTGGTAACGCCAATATTCTCCGTCAGATCCGGCCGCGGAATGCGAAAGCTGTGATCGTGGCGGACATGCACGCCCATGTAGACGCGGGTCGGCATATGACAGGCGCTGCATTGACTGCCGGGAGAGCCCTGCGGGTGATGATAATGGGCGGCCGTATCGAACCGCGCCGGCGCGTGACATTGTCCGCAGAGGGCATTGCCTGCCTTTCGCAGCGATAGACTATGCGGTTCGTGGCAGTCGGCGCAGATGACACCGGCGCGAAACATCTTGCTCTGCAGGAACGACGTATATTCGAAGTCCTCGGCTTCGATCTGTCCGTCGGCCTGGAAGATGTCCTGATCGAACGAGGTCGGCACGCGGCTGTCGAGCAGCGGTGCGCCGGGCAGGGGGTCGGACAGAGCCTCGGCGCGGACATGGCAGGGCGCGCAGATTTCGAGAGTCTGGCTCGTGCGCCGCGGTCCGACCCAATGACGGATGCCGGTTTGCGGGCTGTAATCGCTCCAGCCGCCGGATGCGTGACCGAGGACTACGAGCAGACCTTTCACCGGGTCGGATGTATTTTCCGCTGTTTTCTTGGCGCTGCGCGCCCAGGCGACATGCACGGTCCCCGGCCCGTGACACGATTCACAAGCGACATCGATGTCGGAGAAGGTCGTATGATAGCTGTCCTGACTCGCATCGTAATTCTTGCGCAAACCCGTCGAGTGACAGGGCGCGCAGATGGAATTCCAGTTGTAGTCACGTCCGGTCCAATGCAGCGGATCGCCGGGTTTCAGTGTCTTCCCCGGCTGCAACGCAAACCATCGCTGGCCGCCTTGCGCGGCCGTCCGTGCGTCCCAGGCGAAATCGAAAGCTTGCAGGCGGCCGCGGTCGATCGCGAGCAGATATTGCTGCAGGGGAAAGACGCCGAACGTATAGGCGACATCATAGTCGTGCGCGGATTGGCCATTCTCTTCGACGCGAACGACGAAGCGCTCGCCCTGTGTGAGAAAGGTCGCCGTCTTGCCGTCCGCGGAAAGGCTACGCCCATCGAAAGCGCCGCGAATGTTTTGCCGTGTCGGCAGCATCATCGCCTGCGCATGATGCGAGCGGCGCCAATCCGCGGCTTCTGCTGGATGACAGGATTCGCATGTGCTCTCGCCGACGTATTCCGGCGGATGCCGCGCTTCGACCGCGTGGATCGCACCGGCCATCATGCAGAGCGCAATTGCGCCCGATAAACAGAGAAAAATATTTTCCTTCATGGCTCCGCTTAAAGCGGATTTTCCTTTCATACCGATAGCTTATACTAAGTATATTAATCTTATAGACTAAATAGTTTTATTTGGTAGAGCTAGGTCGAAGCTGCGGGGGGTTCGCAGCCTCCGGCGAGGCTATGCAATGACTTCAGGGACAAACGGAACGATATTTTCGCGCGGCGCGAGCCGGCGCGACATTCTGCGACAGGGCTTCGCGCTGCCCGCCGCAGCGAGTCTCGCGATGCTGACGAAATCGTCATTCGCGATCGCTGCGGACGATGATCTCGCGACCCTTCATCTCGCTTATCGCTACGGGCTGCCCCTCTACGACAACGCGCGTGTCACATATCTCGTCTCGCAGAGTCCTCTCAATCCCTTGCGCGTTGCGCCCAACTTCTTTCTGCACGGCCGCAAATTGGCCGACTATCACTCGCGTCTCGTCACGACGCCCAATACGGATACGCTGTATTCCGTCGCCATCGTCGACCTCACGGCCGGTCCGGTTTTGCTGAAAGTGCCGGAATTCGGCAAACGCTACTATTCGATCGCGCTGATCGACGCCTTCACCAACAATTCCGATTATGTCGGCTCGCGCGC is part of the Methylovirgula ligni genome and harbors:
- a CDS encoding tetratricopeptide repeat protein, translating into MMAGAIHAVEARHPPEYVGESTCESCHPAEAADWRRSHHAQAMMLPTRQNIRGAFDGRSLSADGKTATFLTQGERFVVRVEENGQSAHDYDVAYTFGVFPLQQYLLAIDRGRLQAFDFAWDARTAAQGGQRWFALQPGKTLKPGDPLHWTGRDYNWNSICAPCHSTGLRKNYDASQDSYHTTFSDIDVACESCHGPGTVHVAWARSAKKTAENTSDPVKGLLVVLGHASGGWSDYSPQTGIRHWVGPRRTSQTLEICAPCHVRAEALSDPLPGAPLLDSRVPTSFDQDIFQADGQIEAEDFEYTSFLQSKMFRAGVICADCHEPHSLSLRKAGNALCGQCHAPARFDTAAHYHHPQGSPGSQCSACHMPTRVYMGVHVRHDHSFRIPRPDLTENIGVTNACAACHADKSAAFLAQKIREWTGASPMPHYGDVFAAARAGAPGAEHSLESLAADPAFAPIVRANALTHINDDATTLKLIETSLHDPDGLVRLAALRALQPYDAATKQRLAWPLLDDPLKAVRVGTARLLGFLAPQLGGEDAAHLTARVDEWIATQRDAAERPESHLNIGALKSEQGRTEEAAEEYRAALKLDAHYLPATLNLADLDHAAGREDESFALLQEAYRLAPDEPDAVYAFALAQVRRGDKGAAETTLRAGLRRHPNDARLTIVLALVLKAEGNAAAAGEVLKAALQANPNDAQIQDTLQNLQPSSSEP
- a CDS encoding TIGR02594 family protein, with protein sequence MGREALCTLAVSAVVGLVTLALEPWTPQWWLGIIIFSGLALYTAVDGGFWQRTRQQHPKLSFFGVIAIIGACAAALYVAGYKREAAAARISVSGLCQTEPPEPWSLVPDAPVWLKVAAQEYGTAECSYPGSNPRVQKYFSAMDDGHLYREDTTDWSSPFVYWALKQAGIEGVKGIYPLAWLNWGRTVSAPQIGDLVILKVDRRIPHVGFWLEDDGDRVRVLGGDENDAVRAYHYQKSDVLGYRRPAAKLGTDF
- a CDS encoding TauD/TfdA dioxygenase family protein, which translates into the protein MSVANLHQQDISAIKVKPIGGRIGAEIEGVKLSGELSATVVAGINAALLKHKVIVFRAQAHLDDAKQEAFGRLLGDLVPHPTVPSVAGTEAVLELDGAHGIRASSWHTDVTFRDAYPKISILRSVVAPERGGDTVWANTAAAYAELPDALRDFADKVWALHTNRYDYAAAAGSAALKKINPEILKQYRDIFTSTVFETEHPLVHIHPETGERSLVIGHFVKELIGFSPSDSRLLLHIFHEHATRPENTFRWRWSQGDVVIWDNRATLHRAVDDYDDLPRIVHRTTLAGIPNISVDGRTSVTRVITKEQIAA
- a CDS encoding ComEC/Rec2 family competence protein produces the protein MSDRAGTAVAKGMAPARFGLRLAGFAAAARRSFQNAIEIEIAERRFFLWLPVAAGAGVVVYLVADREPSLWYAGFAAAVFGIFAIALRRHRIAQSVLLVLCCFCLGILSASWRSARVAAPVLDHIRVASLEGMIEEMDFRQTGARFLLRVDKAEGFTPQETPYRVRLTLRRTPPFEAGTYVRLKARLLPPAQESLPGGYDFGRDAWFARIGAVGNVLGRIEMIAPPRPPGLLDAALMALDRGRNALALRIDTIVGGEAGAVAAAMVTGKRDLLTDDTREVIRKAGIFHIITISGVQMTLMAGIFFVGLRRLLALSPALALRYPIKTWAAAAAICGAVLYDIATGSRVGTERALFMTLIMLGAVIAGRQSLSMRNLALAAALVMLIAPEAILGASFQLSFAAVAALVAVYEARFDRTARLADERAGLAPAPRERRTGLGRLFARGPAALLFATLCASTATASFMAYDFHELNPYVLIGNPLTLTLIELCAVPGALIGTLLYPLGCDAFVWHILGLGISFVLWVARGIGTLPGAALPLNAFAPWAIVFLTFAVLSAVIWRSMLLRLTAVPLALIGFYGATHGGTFDMAIAATGDAVAVRGGDGALTIIGKRPSLFTVAQWLSADGDARDPQAAVDASACDRIGCVGILPDGRSVALVLNEAAFAEDCLRADIIVTPLYAPPGCAASLVVDRDRLRDTGAMLLHAQGKGWAIETARAVGKDRPWSPAPPHRWGKPAPIAAPKADDDPGAPLE
- the lexA gene encoding transcriptional repressor LexA, producing the protein MLTRKQSELLRFINERLKETGVPPSFDEMKEALDLRSKSGIHRLILALEERGFIRRLPNRARALEVLRLPESTTPATHGRGRKFSPEVIEGNLGKVRPVLPADEEDERISMVAIPVMGRIAAGTPITALQTRSHTISLPPDMLSTGEHYALEVRGDSMIEAGIFDADTVVIRRQETAETGDIVVALIDDEEATLKRLRKRGASVALEAANPAYETRIFGPDRVRIQGKLVSLIRKY